The Magallana gigas chromosome 6, xbMagGiga1.1, whole genome shotgun sequence genome includes the window cattaaatatgaaaaacttGTCATCAGCCATGCTACGAGTTGCAGCAGCATTTTGTAACTTCATGCCacctttgtcaaaaaaatttaaataaggaAAATTACTGTTGTTCATGTGTACCGTTAATTTGATGGGCGGTTTTCTTTTCCAGCAACATAAATAATTGTATCAATTGGACTAAGTgctctaaaaatgttttaagctAGTGCATTTATTCATGATTgcacaatatttcaaataatcatatgcctttttttatttacttaatgttatgatgaaaaatgattgagataaatacattaatttcaAGAACTTTATATATTGCTTATGATGaacaataaattgtgaaattatgGTACAGTGTAATCCATACAATGGTTTTTGACATTCATCAACTTTTGAATTAGCACAATAAAGCAAACACCATAATCATTAACCTTATTCAAGTTTTCtgatgcatatacatgtacttagacCAATTTTGGTAAAACATATTGCACATAAAAACTTTTGAGTTTTTCAAATAACAGTTCCCAATCTGCTTGTGAGAAATTAACTCTTTCTACATAAATATCTTTTTGTGTGTACAATACAAAATCACAGTAAGATAACTTGCAGACTGCCATTTGGCCAAGCATTTGGACATAATAGGAGGAGGAAATActctttttcaaaacataattaCCATTGACAATTGCAcatgatgaattttttgacatagCAACCTGACAAGTTTCATTTTGTGAACTATATGGACACTTGATTTCAACAAGACCTTTGCCACAGCATTTGCATTCAGAAATACCATCAGGGGATGCAGCAAGAAAggggaaatctttaaaaacaaagattCCAGTCTCTGAACACTTAAATGAAGGATGAAAACATGTCATGTGATCTACATATTTCTCACGTGCAACagattcattaatttttccatATTCAACTGACTTCGAAGTAAAATTATATTGACCCATAATACTGCGCACAATATAATTGTCTGCTTTATCCCCTCTATAGTGATAAgctttgaaaaaatttgaagCAGTCAATCTTCCCTTTCTTTGGTACTGCCACATAAGGTTAATGGACTGTCCTTTGGTAAATTCATTAACTTTCTTAACATAAGAATCGTCTACTTTCACATTTTCTTGACCAAGCATTGCCACtaaatcaataatatttttggGCGTGTCCTCAATACACATGGACATGTCATTGTCATCATCAGAGTCTGACATTGTATACAAAGCCACTGCCAATGTTTTGCTCTTCTTTAGGACTTGAACAATATTCTTTTCCAATGACTCCATATCAAAATCTGAAGACTTAAGTGGCAAATAACCAGAATCTTCAGATGGTCGTGGTTTATCTGGTACATTCACGACAGTCCTGTAATTTATATGGAATTATTATAACGCATTATAAGTAAATTTCTAAATAACGCACATTGTAATTGCAAAAGATTAATTCTTAGTTAAAGGATATTAAACAATTCAGTTTCTTAATTCATTCTGCAAGATTTGCTTGGTTTTCGAATGAATAAAAGGACtggcataaaattaaaactgaatatataagcacaatacatgtacatgcgaGCAGCGCCAGAAAAGAACAGTTGAATTgacaatgtttataaaataagttAATTCAATTACTGGGTAATcccaaaaaaaagaacataaaaaaataaggtAACACACCTGATATCTAAGTCATGAACAGGCACTGGCCTGCATACTTTCCGTGGTTTATCCCAATATGCTGCAGTATCAGTAACTCCAATTGAACTTCGATCTTCCATTGAAGTGATGTGATCTATTATGCCAAACGATAGGGCAACAACATGCTTACATGATCCATCCCCTctgttaaatattaataatgtggttttgaaaaatgataatgaaatagTATGAACAGCTTTGCTTCAATAAGATATACAGGGAAGTGAAAATCTAGAAAATAAACTTACGCAACACATGTACATTCAGCTGAAAATATGTGTCCTGATTTCTCAACCAGAATCCATGGGATATAGGGATCACTGGACTGCCTTGTTTCAGGCACACATTTGCCTTTAACATAGAACACATCTTCATCTGAATTGAAAAGtgataaattattttctgtTCAAATATTCTAAATTCCTTTTTGTTGACATTGTTGTTGACAATACATATATTGCTTTTAAGATTTGTTGCATGACTGTCTCTAATCATgtttgataaatcaataaaggTATGTCTTGGTATGACATTAATTTCCAGTCCCTGTTTACTGGGTAGAAAACTGTTGGTCAACAAGATTATGTTTCTGTTGTAACATTCATATATTGCTTATATCGATTTTGACGacaaaatttatgaatatatggGTACTACtagtattttcatatttcaatgtcaataaaactataaaatggtATGCTTTACGAAGTTTACAAGTACCTAACATTGCCATTGTGACATCATGAATGTGGCCGGAACAATGTAGCTTGTAGCCATTGTCCGATTTTCTCCTCCGCAGGCGTTCTTCAGACCATCCGCAGTAGTtctggagaaaagatgtcacaTCAAACGTATCAATGGTTGGGATGGTAGCTAGATTACGACTCCAGACGATTCCAGTGTCGTAACATTGATGTTGATAAGTTTTCCCCCGAACCGTCCGTCTCTCGATTGAAGCCTCTTTCTCGCTATCGTTCT containing:
- the LOC136276492 gene encoding uncharacterized protein isoform X1, with protein sequence MGQNFVVMDANYQDLQCADLKHILKTKGIPFSNKRKQDLVDLCERADALNLPGIDQNDSEKEASIERRTVRGKTYQHQCYDTGIVWSRNLATIPTIDTFDVTSFLQNYCGWSEERLRRRKSDNGYKLHCSGHIHDVTMAMLDEDVFYVKGKCVPETRQSSDPYIPWILVEKSGHIFSAECTCVAGDGSCKHVVALSFGIIDHITSMEDRSSIGVTDTAAYWDKPRKVCRPVPVHDLDIRTVVNVPDKPRPSEDSGYLPLKSSDFDMESLEKNIVQVLKKSKTLAVALYTMSDSDDDNDMSMCIEDTPKNIIDLVAMLGQENVKVDDSYVKKVNEFTKGQSINLMWQYQRKGRLTASNFFKAYHYRGDKADNYIVRSIMGQYNFTSKSVEYGKINESVAREKYVDHMTCFHPSFKCSETGIFVFKDFPFLAASPDGISECKCCGKGLVEIKCPYSSQNETCQVAMSKNSSCAIVNGNYVLKKSISSSYYVQMLGQMAVCKLSYCDFVLYTQKDIYVERVNFSQADWELLFEKLKSFYVQYVLPKLV
- the LOC136276492 gene encoding uncharacterized protein isoform X2, producing the protein MGQNFVVMDANYQDLQCADLKHILKTKGIPFSNKRKQDLVDLCERADALNLPGIDQNDSEKEASIERRTVRGKTYQHQCYDTGIVWSRNLATIPTIDTFDVTSFLQNYCGWSEERLRRRKSDNGYKLHCSGHIHDVTMAMLGKCVPETRQSSDPYIPWILVEKSGHIFSAECTCVAGDGSCKHVVALSFGIIDHITSMEDRSSIGVTDTAAYWDKPRKVCRPVPVHDLDIRTVVNVPDKPRPSEDSGYLPLKSSDFDMESLEKNIVQVLKKSKTLAVALYTMSDSDDDNDMSMCIEDTPKNIIDLVAMLGQENVKVDDSYVKKVNEFTKGQSINLMWQYQRKGRLTASNFFKAYHYRGDKADNYIVRSIMGQYNFTSKSVEYGKINESVAREKYVDHMTCFHPSFKCSETGIFVFKDFPFLAASPDGISECKCCGKGLVEIKCPYSSQNETCQVAMSKNSSCAIVNGNYVLKKSISSSYYVQMLGQMAVCKLSYCDFVLYTQKDIYVERVNFSQADWELLFEKLKSFYVQYVLPKLV